One region of Eupeodes corollae chromosome 1, idEupCoro1.1, whole genome shotgun sequence genomic DNA includes:
- the LOC129940932 gene encoding signal transducer and activator of transcription C-like: protein MDPNKFYCRSNNININNSSSSNNNNNCNNNGSQTSSIASSSSSVSSSAAAAIAAAAATAAAATAASSNIGQDIVPKGKSQQLNRGTNTGNYINVLPVPIGVQYHRRKLTPQEYQSRLYYNGTDYRCREDYYNLAATSGRLSTTSPSPSLQQQQQQQQQQQQPQQSHQQQQHQLQQHQQQPQQQQQQQQQQQQQQHHHQHHHVHQQHHHQQQQHQQQQQQQQQHQQQQQQQHLHQQHCTDIVDEVLNSSRVVATQTSNGNCEQIVSTGFGSSTSGVGGGGGSASSLPPPPVLYTVHRVVTTAQIQTAGGNTFASSSSVSSVVSAVRGGEAAECLTAAVSGASGVGGVGGTSAAAATAVAIASAGGLRSSPGELT from the exons ATGGATCCAAATAAATTCTATTGTCGCAGCAATAATATTAACATCAAtaatagcagcagcagcaacaacaacaacaattgcaACAACAATGGCTCACAAACATCATCAATAGCTTCTTCCTCGTCGTCGGTATCATCGTCTGCGGCGGCAGCAATAGCTGCTGCAGCTGCAACTGCGGCTGCAGCAACAGCCGCCTCATCTAATATCGGCCAAGATATTGTACCGAAGGGCAAATCCCAGCAATTGAATCGGGGGACCAATACAGGAAATTACATAAATGTTCTGCCTGTTCCCATTGGAGTGCAGTACCATCGGAGGAAATTAACGCCCCAGGAATATCA gtcACGTCTGTATTACAATGGCACAGACTATCGATGTCGGGAGGATTATTATAACCTTGCAGCAACGAGTGGTCGGTTAAGTACGACATCTCCATCGCCTTCattgcaacagcaacaacaacagcagcaacagcaacaacagccaCAACAAAGtcatcaacagcaacaacatcaacttcaacaacaccaacaacaaccacaacaacaacaacagcaacaacaacaacaacaacaacagcaacatcacCACCAACATCATCATGTCCACCAACAGCACCAccatcaacagcagcaacatcaacaacaacaacaacaacagcagcaacatcaacaacaacaacagcaacaacatctgCATCAGCAACATTGCACGGATATTGTTGATGAGGTGTTGAACAGTAGTCGGGTTGTTGCCACTCAAACCAGTAACGGTAATTGTGAACAAATAGTGTCGACAGGTTTTGGTAGTAGCACAAGTGGTGTGGGTGGTGGGGGCGGTAGTGCATCATCGCTGCCCCCACCGCCAGTGTTGTACACGGTGCATAGGGTAGTGACAACGGCTCAAATACAAACGGCCGGTGGTAATACGTTTGCCTCGTCATCGAGCGTGTCGAGTGTTGTTAGTGCGGTGCGGGGGGGTGAAGCGGCCGAATGCTTAACGGCCGCAGTCAGTGGGGCCAGTGGTGTAGGAGGAGTTGGTGgaacatcagcagcagcagcaacagcagtagCAATTGCCTCAGCGGGAGGACTCAGAAGTTCACCTGGTGAGTtaacataa